From a single Planococcus shenhongbingii genomic region:
- the pdxS gene encoding pyridoxal 5'-phosphate synthase lyase subunit PdxS, whose protein sequence is MSEHGTDRVKRGMAEMQKGGVIMDVVNAEQARIAEAAGATAVMALERVPSDIRRDGGVARMADPRITEEVMKAVSIPVMAKARIGHIVEARILEAMGVDYIDESEVLTPADEEFHLLKDTYTVPFVCGCRNLGEAARRIGEGASMLRTKGEPGTGNIVEAVRHLRQVNAEVRKVVTLSDDELMTEARNLGASYEFLKEVKRLGRLPIVNFAAGGVATPADAALMMELGADGVFVGSGIFKSENPERFARAIVEATTHYQDYKLIAELSKDLGIAMKGIEISTIAAGDRMQERGW, encoded by the coding sequence ATGAGTGAACATGGAACAGATCGTGTCAAACGAGGAATGGCAGAAATGCAAAAAGGCGGTGTTATTATGGACGTGGTCAATGCAGAGCAAGCGCGTATTGCAGAAGCTGCTGGTGCTACTGCTGTTATGGCACTGGAACGTGTCCCTTCTGATATCCGCAGAGACGGCGGTGTAGCCCGCATGGCAGACCCGCGCATTACAGAAGAAGTGATGAAAGCTGTATCCATTCCGGTGATGGCCAAAGCACGCATTGGCCATATTGTGGAGGCGCGTATACTAGAAGCGATGGGCGTTGATTACATAGATGAAAGTGAAGTGCTGACGCCGGCCGATGAAGAATTCCACTTGTTAAAAGACACTTATACCGTGCCATTTGTCTGTGGCTGCCGCAATTTGGGCGAAGCGGCGCGACGCATTGGTGAAGGGGCTTCGATGCTTCGTACAAAAGGCGAGCCGGGAACCGGCAATATTGTAGAAGCGGTCCGCCATCTGCGCCAAGTAAACGCAGAAGTGCGTAAAGTCGTGACGCTGAGCGATGATGAATTGATGACGGAAGCGCGCAATTTAGGTGCTTCCTACGAATTCCTGAAAGAAGTGAAACGCCTTGGCCGTTTGCCGATCGTCAACTTTGCGGCCGGCGGTGTTGCGACGCCTGCCGATGCTGCGTTAATGATGGAACTTGGGGCAGACGGCGTGTTTGTCGGATCCGGTATCTTCAAATCGGAAAACCCGGAACGCTTCGCTCGTGCGATTGTGGAAGCGACGACGCATTACCAGGATTACAAATTAATCGCTGAATTGTCGAAAGACCTGGGCATTGCTATGAAAGGCATTGAAATTTCCACGATTGCAGCAGGAGACCGCATGCAGGAGCGGGGCTGGTAA
- the pdxT gene encoding pyridoxal 5'-phosphate synthase glutaminase subunit PdxT has translation MKRVGVLALQGAVREHVQSIEASGAEAVLVKWPKDLEALDALILPGGESTTMRRLIDRYSLMGPLREFAASGKPMFGTCAGLILLAGKVVGYDEPHLGVMDVIVERNSFGRQVDSFEASLSIKGIDNPFEAVFIRAPHIVSAGPTTEVLCEHDGKIVMARSGQFLGCSFHPELTKDHRITEYFLSMIPSETGILLPN, from the coding sequence ATGAAACGAGTCGGAGTGCTGGCATTGCAAGGAGCTGTACGCGAGCATGTTCAATCAATTGAAGCAAGTGGAGCGGAAGCGGTCTTGGTGAAATGGCCAAAAGATCTGGAAGCTTTGGATGCCTTGATTTTGCCAGGTGGAGAAAGTACGACGATGCGCCGCTTGATCGACCGCTATAGCTTGATGGGGCCGTTACGTGAATTTGCAGCTTCTGGAAAACCGATGTTCGGCACTTGCGCAGGGTTGATTTTGCTCGCCGGCAAGGTCGTCGGATATGACGAACCTCATCTGGGCGTCATGGATGTCATCGTAGAGCGCAATTCGTTCGGCCGCCAAGTCGACAGTTTTGAAGCATCTTTATCCATTAAAGGCATTGATAATCCGTTTGAAGCGGTCTTTATCCGGGCACCGCATATTGTCAGCGCTGGTCCAACCACTGAAGTGTTGTGCGAACATGATGGGAAAATCGTCATGGCAAGAAGCGGCCAGTTTCTTGGCTGTTCATTCCATCCGGAGTTGACAAAGGATCACCGGATTACCGAATACTTTTTAAGCATGATCCCTTCAGAAACTGGTATTCTCTTGCCAAATTAA
- a CDS encoding deoxynucleoside kinase — protein MNLREKYGIPANAVITIAGTVGVGKSTMTKALADALQFRTSFEKVDANPYLDLFYDDFEKWSFHLQIYFLAERFKEQKRMFEYGGGFVQDRSIYEDTGIFAKMHWEKGTMNDVDYETYTNLFEAMVMTPYFPHPDLLIYLEGSIEDILGRIQERGRLMEQQTPVEYWIEMHGRYEKWINSFNGCPVLRLNINEYDLMNDPDCKERIVERIGNFMQQTSLLKK, from the coding sequence ATGAATTTACGTGAAAAATACGGTATTCCGGCAAATGCCGTAATTACAATTGCCGGTACGGTAGGTGTCGGCAAATCAACGATGACTAAGGCGTTAGCAGACGCACTTCAATTCCGCACCTCTTTTGAAAAAGTGGATGCCAATCCTTATCTGGATTTATTTTATGATGATTTTGAGAAATGGAGTTTTCATCTTCAAATTTATTTCCTGGCAGAACGCTTCAAAGAGCAAAAGCGCATGTTTGAATACGGCGGCGGTTTTGTCCAAGATCGTTCGATTTATGAAGATACTGGCATTTTTGCAAAAATGCACTGGGAAAAAGGCACAATGAATGACGTGGATTATGAAACGTATACGAATCTGTTCGAAGCGATGGTTATGACTCCTTATTTCCCGCACCCGGACTTGTTGATTTACTTAGAAGGGTCGATTGAAGATATTTTAGGCCGCATCCAGGAACGAGGCCGTCTGATGGAGCAGCAGACGCCGGTTGAATATTGGATTGAAATGCACGGGCGCTATGAGAAGTGGATTAACTCGTTTAACGGCTGTCCGGTTCTGCGTTTAAACATTAATGAATATGACTTAATGAATGATCCAGACTGCAAGGAACGCATCGTAGAACGAATCGGCAACTTCATGCAGCAAACATCTTTATTGAAAAAATAA
- the tadA gene encoding tRNA adenosine(34) deaminase TadA, protein MNGIEQDHYYMGLAIEEAQKAAAKGEVPIGAVIVHEGKVIARAHNLRETTQNAVTHAELLAIQEACQQIGSWRLENTNLYVTLEPCPMCAGAILQSRIPRVIYGARDAKAGSVDSLYRLLNDDRFNHQCDVTENVMAEECGGLLTQFFRTLREHKKKKKRELL, encoded by the coding sequence ATGAACGGAATTGAACAAGACCATTATTATATGGGCCTCGCGATTGAAGAAGCCCAAAAAGCGGCAGCAAAAGGAGAAGTCCCGATTGGAGCGGTTATCGTGCATGAAGGAAAAGTGATTGCACGGGCACATAACTTGCGGGAAACTACCCAAAACGCAGTAACGCACGCCGAACTTTTAGCTATTCAAGAAGCCTGCCAGCAAATTGGCAGCTGGCGCCTGGAGAACACCAATCTTTACGTAACGTTAGAGCCATGCCCAATGTGTGCAGGTGCCATTTTGCAGTCCCGCATTCCAAGGGTCATCTACGGGGCACGCGATGCCAAGGCCGGCAGCGTCGATTCACTGTACCGGCTGCTTAACGATGACCGCTTCAACCATCAATGTGATGTTACTGAAAATGTAATGGCTGAGGAATGCGGAGGGTTGCTTACCCAATTTTTCCGTACACTTAGGGAGCATAAGAAAAAGAAAAAGCGGGAGCTCTTATAG
- a CDS encoding D-alanyl-D-alanine carboxypeptidase family protein, producing the protein MAVFLTVGIPQPTKAADSLNIKADAAILVDADSGKILYGQNAEASLGIASMTKMMTEYLLFEAIEDGRVSWDQEYTVTDYAYKISQDMSLSNVPLRKGESYTIQELYEALAIYSANAATIGIAETIAGTEEEFVRLMNEKAKELGLTDAKLVNSTGLSNSLLMGMHPKNTGPNDENVMSAKSVAKLTKALLDKYPEVLETTKIPYKVFREGTADATGMLNWNSMLPGLAYEYEGVDGLKTGSTDFAGHSFAGTAKRGDTRLIAVVMKAVDDKGIGSYKARFDATRVLFDFGFGQFKTEEVVPAGYQFKGKETLPVIKGKEDEVKIAVKEPITMMIRTSDKDSYKPELVIDESLMTDGKIEAEIEKDQVIGTVKLVKEEGKDYGYLNETTDAVEVIATEKVERANWFSLSMQAVGSFMGSMWTGALDFVKGLF; encoded by the coding sequence ATGGCTGTATTTTTAACTGTTGGGATACCGCAGCCAACCAAAGCGGCAGATTCTTTGAATATAAAGGCAGATGCTGCCATTTTAGTAGATGCTGATTCGGGCAAAATATTATATGGACAAAATGCTGAGGCTTCTTTAGGTATTGCCAGTATGACCAAGATGATGACAGAATACCTGTTATTTGAAGCGATTGAAGATGGCCGAGTGTCCTGGGATCAGGAGTATACGGTAACAGATTATGCTTATAAAATTTCACAGGACATGAGCCTAAGCAATGTGCCGTTGCGAAAAGGGGAATCGTACACTATTCAAGAGCTGTATGAAGCGCTGGCTATTTATTCTGCAAATGCGGCTACAATTGGAATTGCTGAAACGATCGCTGGGACTGAAGAAGAATTCGTCCGGCTGATGAATGAGAAAGCGAAAGAATTGGGTCTGACAGATGCCAAATTGGTCAATTCAACCGGTTTGAGCAATTCGCTTTTGATGGGAATGCACCCGAAAAATACGGGTCCTAATGATGAAAACGTTATGTCGGCCAAGTCCGTGGCGAAATTAACTAAAGCGCTGTTGGACAAGTATCCGGAAGTGCTAGAGACGACAAAAATTCCTTATAAGGTGTTCCGTGAAGGAACGGCCGATGCAACAGGCATGTTGAACTGGAATTCAATGCTTCCAGGTCTGGCTTATGAATACGAAGGTGTTGATGGTTTAAAAACCGGCAGTACGGATTTTGCTGGCCATAGCTTTGCCGGCACTGCAAAACGCGGAGACACTCGCCTGATCGCCGTTGTCATGAAAGCAGTTGATGATAAAGGCATCGGTTCTTATAAAGCACGTTTTGATGCCACCCGGGTATTATTCGATTTTGGTTTCGGCCAGTTTAAAACAGAGGAAGTTGTTCCTGCAGGTTATCAGTTTAAAGGAAAAGAAACTTTGCCGGTAATCAAAGGAAAAGAAGATGAAGTTAAGATTGCGGTTAAAGAACCAATTACGATGATGATCCGCACAAGTGATAAAGATTCGTATAAGCCTGAATTAGTCATTGATGAATCGTTAATGACAGATGGCAAGATTGAAGCTGAAATTGAGAAAGACCAAGTGATTGGAACTGTGAAGCTTGTAAAAGAAGAAGGCAAGGATTACGGCTATTTGAATGAAACCACTGATGCTGTAGAAGTGATTGCGACAGAAAAAGTAGAACGGGCCAACTGGTTCTCGTTGTCTATGCAAGCTGTCGGCAGCTTTATGGGCAGTATGTGGACAGGCGCACTTGATTTTGTAAAAGGATTATTCTAA
- the guaB gene encoding IMP dehydrogenase, whose product MWESKFVKEGLTFDDVLLVPAQSEVLPKDINLSVELTPTIKLNIPIISAGMDTVTEAKMAISMARQGGLGVIHKNMSIEEQAEQVTTVKRSENGVITDPFFLTPTHQVFDAEHLMGKYRISGVPIVNNEEEQKLVGIITNRDLRFIQDYSLQIDDVMTKEQLVTASVGTTLEDAEKILQQYKIEKLPIVDDSGILKGLITIKDIEKVIEFPNAAKDVHGRLLVGAAVGVTSDTMKRVEYLVKASVDVIVLDTAHGHSKGVLEMVKQIRAEYPELAIIAGNVATAEGTKALIDAGADVVKVGIGPGSICTTRVVAGVGVPQITAVYDCATEARKHGRTIIADGGIKYSGDIIKALAAGGHVVMLGSLLAGTTESPGETEIFQGRQFKNYRGMGSIASMEKGSKDRYFQDEAKKLVPEGIEGRLPYKGPLADTIHQLLGGIRAGMGYCGTPDLKTLREEAQFIRMTGAGLRESHPHDVQITKESPNYSIS is encoded by the coding sequence ATGTGGGAGTCAAAATTTGTAAAAGAAGGTTTAACATTTGATGATGTTTTGTTAGTTCCAGCGCAATCGGAAGTTTTGCCAAAGGATATAAATTTATCAGTGGAATTAACGCCAACCATCAAATTGAACATTCCTATTATTAGTGCAGGGATGGATACTGTCACAGAAGCGAAAATGGCAATCTCCATGGCTCGTCAAGGCGGTCTTGGAGTCATTCATAAAAATATGAGCATTGAAGAACAAGCGGAACAAGTAACGACTGTTAAGCGATCAGAAAACGGCGTTATCACAGATCCCTTCTTCTTAACTCCTACACATCAGGTTTTTGATGCTGAACATTTAATGGGGAAATACCGCATTTCTGGAGTTCCAATTGTTAATAATGAAGAAGAGCAAAAATTAGTCGGTATCATTACCAACCGTGATTTGCGTTTTATTCAAGATTATTCCCTGCAAATTGATGATGTTATGACGAAAGAACAGTTAGTTACTGCTTCAGTTGGCACTACGCTGGAAGATGCAGAAAAGATTTTGCAGCAATACAAAATTGAAAAACTGCCCATCGTCGATGACAGCGGCATCTTAAAAGGCTTAATCACGATTAAAGATATTGAAAAAGTAATCGAGTTTCCAAATGCAGCAAAAGATGTTCATGGCCGGTTACTTGTCGGTGCAGCGGTTGGTGTTACTTCAGATACAATGAAACGGGTAGAATACTTGGTTAAAGCTTCTGTAGATGTGATTGTTCTGGATACGGCTCATGGTCACTCAAAAGGCGTGCTGGAAATGGTTAAACAGATCCGTGCAGAGTATCCGGAATTGGCTATTATTGCAGGCAATGTGGCTACTGCTGAAGGCACAAAAGCTTTAATTGACGCTGGAGCAGATGTCGTTAAAGTAGGGATCGGACCAGGTTCGATTTGTACAACACGCGTGGTAGCAGGTGTAGGAGTTCCGCAAATTACAGCGGTCTATGACTGTGCAACAGAAGCTCGCAAACATGGCAGAACCATTATTGCAGATGGCGGGATTAAATATTCCGGTGATATCATTAAAGCGCTGGCAGCAGGCGGACATGTGGTAATGCTTGGAAGTCTTCTTGCCGGAACAACTGAGAGCCCGGGAGAAACAGAAATCTTCCAAGGACGCCAATTTAAGAATTATCGGGGAATGGGTTCTATTGCATCTATGGAAAAAGGTTCTAAAGACCGTTATTTCCAAGATGAAGCGAAAAAATTGGTTCCAGAAGGAATTGAAGGCCGCTTGCCTTATAAAGGGCCATTAGCAGATACCATCCATCAATTGCTTGGCGGCATCCGTGCCGGAATGGGATACTGCGGCACCCCGGATTTGAAAACATTGCGCGAGGAAGCACAATTTATCCGTATGACTGGCGCAGGGCTTCGTGAAAGCCATCCACATGATGTACAAATCACGAAAGAATCTCCAAACTATTCGATTTCATAA
- a CDS encoding PLP-dependent aminotransferase family protein: MDMLMFQLQRQNSTPLYKQLYKEIKQAIISGKISVDTKLPSKRKLAEFLDISQTTVELAYGQLVAEGFIESRARKGFYAQPVEELAYLDMPQDEPLANERLEYRYDFNPGKIDTHSFPFSTWRKLSKVVLDEINHELLLTGHPQGDEALRHEISRYLFQSRGVVCSAEQIIIGSGTEQLMPLLIRLLDKTVVFGFENPGYPLTHSIFAHHDRKAVPISIEDDGINVMELEASEVDIAYVTPSHQFPTGSVLSATKRAQLLNWAAAKPERYIIEDDYDSEFRYTSRPIPALQSMDLSGRVIYISTFSKSLMPSLRLAYMVLPKRLLRAYQRTFLHYSSSVPRMDQQLVSEFMKEGHFSRHLNRMRKLYKKKLEHLTSLLLLFAPAVTVSGQQAGMHIVLTIQTSITERELVERAKHAGIRVFGLGSYDVEGKTVSPPQIVLGFGGLTEDEIEQGILQLMECWNIPLKKAVHPKR, translated from the coding sequence ATGGATATGCTCATGTTTCAACTTCAACGGCAGAATAGCACCCCTTTATATAAACAGCTTTACAAGGAAATAAAACAAGCCATTATTTCTGGTAAAATTTCCGTCGATACCAAGTTGCCCAGTAAACGGAAGCTTGCTGAGTTCCTGGACATCAGCCAAACTACGGTTGAACTCGCCTATGGCCAGCTGGTTGCTGAAGGGTTTATTGAGTCAAGAGCCCGTAAAGGATTTTATGCACAGCCGGTAGAAGAATTGGCTTATCTGGACATGCCGCAGGATGAACCGTTGGCTAATGAACGTCTTGAGTACCGGTACGACTTTAATCCAGGAAAAATTGATACCCATTCGTTTCCTTTTTCCACATGGCGTAAATTGTCAAAAGTTGTGCTGGATGAGATAAACCATGAATTGCTATTGACGGGGCATCCTCAAGGTGATGAAGCATTGCGCCATGAAATTTCCCGTTATTTATTTCAATCACGGGGAGTAGTGTGTAGTGCGGAGCAAATCATTATTGGCTCCGGAACCGAACAATTGATGCCTCTGCTGATCCGTTTGCTTGATAAAACGGTCGTGTTTGGCTTTGAAAATCCGGGCTATCCATTAACCCACAGCATTTTTGCGCACCATGACCGAAAAGCAGTGCCAATCAGCATAGAAGACGATGGCATTAATGTTATGGAACTGGAGGCTTCAGAAGTGGATATCGCCTATGTCACACCATCTCATCAATTTCCAACAGGCTCTGTGCTCAGCGCTACTAAACGCGCCCAATTATTGAACTGGGCAGCTGCAAAGCCGGAGCGCTATATCATTGAAGACGACTACGACAGTGAATTCCGTTACACGAGCCGTCCTATCCCCGCCCTCCAGAGCATGGATTTAAGCGGCCGGGTCATTTATATCAGTACGTTTTCTAAATCGCTCATGCCATCTTTGCGGCTTGCTTATATGGTTCTGCCAAAACGCTTGCTGCGCGCTTATCAGCGGACTTTCCTTCATTATTCTTCGTCCGTGCCGCGTATGGACCAGCAGCTGGTATCGGAATTCATGAAAGAAGGGCATTTTTCCCGCCATTTGAACCGGATGCGCAAACTTTACAAAAAAAAGCTTGAGCATTTAACATCGCTTTTGCTGTTATTTGCACCAGCTGTGACCGTATCCGGGCAGCAAGCCGGCATGCATATTGTCTTAACCATTCAAACCTCTATCACAGAAAGAGAATTGGTTGAACGAGCTAAACATGCAGGCATTCGCGTCTTTGGCTTAGGTTCATACGATGTCGAAGGGAAAACAGTTTCTCCTCCGCAAATTGTCCTGGGGTTTGGTGGATTGACGGAAGATGAAATTGAACAAGGCATCCTGCAGCTTATGGAATGCTGGAACATCCCATTGAAAAAAGCAGTTCATCCCAAAAGATGA
- a CDS encoding glutathione peroxidase, with amino-acid sequence MSALYEYEVTKANGEKESLARFKGQPLIIVNTASKCGLTPQFEELQSLYEKYKDQGLQILGFPSGQFNDQEFHNQDETMEFCKVNYGVTFPMFAKVDVKGSDADPLFTYLTSKQKGLLTDSIKWNFTKFLVDREGNVVKRYAPQTTPKKMEEDIKKLL; translated from the coding sequence ATGAGCGCTCTTTATGAATATGAAGTAACTAAAGCAAATGGGGAAAAGGAATCATTAGCAAGATTTAAAGGGCAGCCTTTAATTATTGTCAATACTGCCAGCAAATGTGGGCTTACTCCTCAATTTGAAGAATTGCAAAGCCTTTATGAAAAATACAAAGATCAAGGCCTCCAAATATTAGGTTTTCCAAGCGGTCAATTTAATGATCAGGAGTTCCACAACCAAGATGAAACAATGGAGTTCTGCAAAGTGAATTATGGAGTCACTTTTCCGATGTTCGCAAAAGTAGATGTAAAAGGAAGCGATGCCGATCCTTTATTCACATATTTAACTTCTAAGCAAAAGGGTTTACTGACGGACAGCATCAAATGGAATTTCACGAAGTTTCTTGTAGACCGTGAAGGAAATGTAGTAAAACGGTATGCTCCTCAAACAACACCAAAGAAGATGGAAGAAGATATTAAAAAGCTTTTGTAA
- the serS gene encoding serine--tRNA ligase, with the protein MLDIKYVRANFEEVKTKLAKRGEDISVLNDFEEMDAKRRELIAQTEKLKAERNEASQNIATMKRNKENADEAIAKMRAVGDEIKVIDDQLREVEERLNYIMMRVPNIPHDSVPVGDSEDDNVEIRTWGTKPEFGFEIKPHWDLGTDLNIIDFERAAKVTGSRFVFYRGLGARLERALINFMMDLHQEEHGYEEMLPPYLVNRESLTGTGQLPKFEEDAFLIEKEDYFLIPTSEVPVTNFYRNEILDGEILPQAFASYSANFRSEAGSAGRDTRGLIRQHQFNKVELVRFVKPEDSYDELEKLTGHAEKVLQLLGLPYRVLKMCTADLGFTAAKKYDIEVWIPSQEMYREISSCSNFEDFQARRTNIKFRREPNGKPEFVHTLNGSGLAIGRTVAALLENCQQQDGSILIPEILRPYMGGKDVIK; encoded by the coding sequence ATGTTAGACATTAAATACGTACGTGCCAATTTTGAAGAAGTAAAAACAAAACTAGCGAAACGCGGGGAAGATATTTCCGTTCTTAATGATTTCGAAGAAATGGACGCAAAGCGCCGTGAATTGATTGCCCAAACAGAAAAGTTAAAGGCAGAACGCAATGAAGCTTCACAAAACATCGCGACCATGAAACGCAATAAAGAAAATGCGGATGAAGCCATTGCGAAGATGCGTGCAGTCGGCGACGAAATCAAAGTGATTGATGATCAATTGCGGGAAGTGGAAGAGCGCTTGAATTACATCATGATGCGCGTGCCGAACATTCCGCATGACAGTGTGCCGGTCGGCGATTCTGAAGACGATAACGTGGAAATCCGCACTTGGGGCACTAAACCGGAGTTTGGGTTCGAAATCAAACCGCATTGGGATCTCGGAACAGATTTGAACATCATCGATTTTGAACGGGCCGCAAAAGTGACGGGCAGCCGTTTCGTGTTTTACCGCGGTCTTGGTGCACGCTTGGAACGCGCACTCATCAACTTCATGATGGATCTGCATCAGGAAGAACACGGCTACGAAGAAATGCTGCCGCCGTATCTGGTTAATCGCGAAAGCTTAACTGGAACGGGCCAGCTTCCAAAGTTTGAAGAAGATGCTTTCTTGATTGAAAAAGAAGATTATTTCCTGATTCCGACATCTGAAGTGCCGGTTACAAACTTTTACCGCAACGAAATTCTAGATGGGGAAATTCTGCCTCAGGCCTTTGCCTCTTACAGCGCGAATTTCCGCTCTGAAGCAGGTTCTGCGGGCCGTGACACGCGCGGGTTAATCAGACAGCATCAATTCAATAAAGTCGAACTGGTGCGCTTTGTAAAGCCGGAGGATTCTTATGATGAATTGGAGAAATTGACGGGACATGCTGAGAAAGTATTGCAGCTTCTTGGATTGCCTTACCGCGTCTTGAAAATGTGTACCGCGGATCTGGGCTTTACCGCTGCAAAAAAATACGATATTGAAGTTTGGATACCAAGTCAGGAAATGTACCGGGAAATTTCTTCTTGCAGTAATTTCGAAGATTTCCAGGCACGCCGCACCAATATCAAATTCCGCCGCGAACCAAATGGCAAGCCGGAATTTGTGCATACCTTGAACGGCAGCGGGTTAGCTATTGGGCGGACAGTAGCGGCTTTGCTGGAGAATTGCCAACAACAAGACGGATCGATTTTAATTCCGGAAATACTGCGTCCGTATATGGGCGGCAAAGACGTTATTAAATAA
- a CDS encoding deoxynucleoside kinase, with protein MPVPFITVEGPIGVGKTSLAKAIADHHQFQMLKEIVDENPFLTKFYEDIEEWSFQTEMFFLCNRYKQLSDIQKKFISKREPVAADYHIFKNLIFAKRTLPAAEYAKYEAIYKILTADMPAPNMVIYLHASLETLMKRIKMRGREFEKMITPAYMEQLLADYHEFIERFEREHPEIPVLRFNGDDMDFVQNEPDLRLILSKVDETLKQRSLTI; from the coding sequence ATGCCGGTGCCATTTATAACGGTAGAAGGTCCGATTGGCGTTGGCAAAACGTCACTGGCAAAAGCAATTGCTGACCACCATCAATTTCAGATGTTAAAAGAAATTGTCGATGAAAATCCGTTTCTTACTAAATTTTATGAAGACATTGAGGAATGGAGTTTCCAGACTGAAATGTTCTTTTTATGCAACCGCTATAAGCAGTTGTCTGATATTCAAAAGAAATTCATCTCTAAACGTGAGCCTGTCGCAGCGGATTATCATATTTTCAAGAACTTGATTTTTGCGAAGCGCACATTGCCGGCAGCTGAGTATGCCAAATACGAAGCCATCTATAAGATCCTAACAGCAGATATGCCAGCACCCAATATGGTGATTTACCTGCATGCCAGCCTTGAAACACTGATGAAACGCATCAAAATGCGTGGGCGTGAATTCGAGAAAATGATTACCCCGGCCTATATGGAACAGCTGCTGGCTGATTACCATGAATTTATTGAACGTTTTGAACGCGAACATCCGGAAATTCCGGTGTTGCGGTTTAATGGCGATGACATGGATTTCGTCCAGAATGAACCAGATTTACGTCTGATTTTAAGCAAAGTGGATGAAACCTTAAAACAAAGGAGTTTAACAATATGA
- a CDS encoding alpha/beta fold hydrolase, with product MEDLSFQWIKTNGITLHTAVAGPEEGPLVILLHGFPEFWFGWKKQIEPLTKKGYRVAVPDQRGYNLSDKPQDIESYSLDLLRDDVVGLIEHFGRTNAAIIGHDWGGAVAWHLASTKPQYVERMIAVNIPHPQAMPRVLKRNPLQWARSSYIAFFQLPDLPEKMLAADYFKTMVGSLVSTSNPDTFSEEELAAYQEAWDQPGALTAMLNWYRAIRQGNVLQVPEQKISVPVRIIWGIGDQFLSTELAKESLNFCEDAELVFVGEATHWIHHEQAYILNLLIEQFLTKEKAAAL from the coding sequence ATGGAGGACCTATCATTTCAATGGATTAAAACGAACGGCATTACCTTGCATACGGCAGTAGCGGGTCCTGAAGAGGGGCCGCTTGTCATTTTACTGCACGGCTTTCCGGAATTTTGGTTTGGCTGGAAAAAGCAAATTGAACCGCTCACCAAAAAGGGCTACCGCGTCGCAGTACCGGATCAGCGCGGTTATAATTTAAGCGACAAGCCCCAAGACATCGAAAGCTATAGCTTGGATTTACTGCGGGACGATGTAGTTGGATTAATCGAGCATTTCGGCAGAACCAATGCGGCCATCATCGGCCATGACTGGGGAGGGGCAGTAGCCTGGCATTTGGCCTCTACGAAGCCGCAGTACGTTGAAAGAATGATTGCAGTCAATATTCCGCATCCCCAGGCTATGCCGAGGGTACTGAAGCGCAATCCATTGCAATGGGCAAGAAGCTCGTATATCGCTTTTTTCCAATTACCGGATTTACCGGAGAAAATGCTGGCTGCGGATTATTTCAAGACGATGGTAGGGAGCTTGGTATCAACAAGCAATCCGGATACATTTAGTGAGGAAGAGCTGGCCGCTTATCAGGAGGCATGGGATCAGCCAGGTGCGTTGACGGCCATGCTCAATTGGTACCGGGCGATCCGGCAAGGCAACGTCCTGCAAGTACCGGAACAAAAAATCAGCGTCCCTGTTCGCATCATCTGGGGGATCGGCGATCAATTCCTGTCAACGGAACTGGCAAAGGAAAGCCTGAACTTTTGCGAAGACGCTGAATTGGTGTTTGTCGGAGAAGCGACCCATTGGATCCATCATGAACAAGCTTATATCCTCAATCTGCTTATTGAGCAGTTTTTAACCAAAGAAAAAGCGGCAGCCCTATAA